One region of Trichosurus vulpecula isolate mTriVul1 chromosome 1, mTriVul1.pri, whole genome shotgun sequence genomic DNA includes:
- the FZD10 gene encoding frizzled-10: MSRLGSRLWLVLQVVGACAAISSMDIDRPGEGKCQPIEIPMCKDIGYNMTRMPNLMGHENQREAAIQLHEFAPLVEYGCHGHLRFFLCSLYAPMCTEQVSTPIPACRVMCEQARLKCSPIMEQFNFKWPDSLDCSKLPNKNDPNYLCMEAPNNGSDEPARGSSMFPPLFRPQRPPSPPEQQQPKDSLGRSGCSNPGKFHHVEKSSSCAPLCTPGVDVYWSRADKQFAVVWLAIWAVLCFFSSAFTVLTFLIDPPRFRYPERPIIFLSMCYCVYSVGYIIRLFAGAESIACDRDSGQLYVIQEGLESTGCTIVFLVLYYFGMASSLWWVILTLTWFLAAGKKWGHEAIEANSSYFHLAAWAIPAVKTIMILVMRRVAGDELTGVCYVGSMDVNALTGFVLVPLACYLIIGTSFILSGFVALFHIRRVMKTGGENTDKLEKLMVRIGVFSVLYTVPATCVIACYFYERLNMDYWKVLATQHKCRVNNQTKAPDCLMSSSIPAVEIFMVKMFMLLVVGITSGVWIWTSKTLQSWQNVCSRSLKKRSRRKPTTVITASGIYKKAQHPQKGHHGKYEAATQPPTCV; the protein is encoded by the coding sequence ATGAGCCGCCTGGGTTCCCGCCTCTGGCTTGTGCTGCAGGTGGTGGGGGCGTGCGCGGCCATCAGTTCCATGGACATCGACCGGCCAGGCGAGGGCAAGTGCCAGCCCATCGAGATTCCCATGTGCAAAGACATCGGCTACAACATGACCCGCATGCCCAACCTCATGGGCCACGAGAACCAGCGTGAGGCGGCCATCCAGCTACACGAGTTCGCCCCGTTGGTGGAGTACGGCTGCCACGGCCACCTCCGCTTCTTCCTGTGCTCTCTCTATGCGCCCATGTGCACCGAGCAagtctccacccccatccccgcCTGCCGGGTCATGTGCGAGCAGGCCCGGCTCAAGTGCTCCCCCATTATGGAGCAGTTCAACTTCAAGTGGCCTGACTCGTTGGATTGCAGCAAGCTACCCAACAAGAACGATCCCAATTATCTGTGCATGGAAGCCCCCAACAACGGCTCCGACGAGCCGGCCCGAGGCTCCAGCATGTTCCCGCCGCTCTTCCGGCCCCAGCGGCCCCCCAGTCCCCCAGAGCAGCAGCAGCCTAAGGACAGTCTGGGCCGCTCCGGCTGCAGCAACCCGGGCAAGTTCCACCACGTGGAGAAGAGCTCCTCCTGCGCGCCCCTCTGCACGCCCGGGGTGGACGTGTACTGGAGCCGGGCGGACAAGCAGTTCGCGGTGGTGTGGTTGGCCATCTGGGCAGTGCTTTGCTTTTTCTCCAGCGCCTTCACTGTACTCACCTTCCTCATCGACCCTCCGCGCTTCAGGTACCCGGAGCGCCCCATCATCTTCCTCTCTATGTGCTACTGCGTCTACTCCGTGGGCTACATCATCCGCCTCTTCGCCGGGGCGGAGAGCATCGCCTGCGACAGAGACAGCGGCCAGCTCTACGTCATCCAGGAAGGGTTAGAGAGCACAGGCTGCACCATCGTCTTCTTGGTCCTCTACTACTTTGGCATGGCCAGCTCACTCTGGTGGGTCATCCTCACTCTTACCTGGTTCCTGGCCGCAGGGAAAAAGTGGGGCCACGAGGCCATCGAGGCCAACAGCAGCTACTTCCACCTTGCTGCTTGGGCCATCCCTGCGGTCAAGACCATCATGATCCTGGTGATGAGGAGGGTGGCGGGAGATGAGCTGACTGGAGTGTGCTATGTGGGCAGCATGGACGTGAATGCGCTCACTGGCTTTGTCCTGGTCCCCTTGGCCTGTTACCTCATCATTGGCACCTCTTTCATCCTCTCGGGTTTCGTGGCCCTCTTCCACATCCGGAGGGTGATGAAAACAGGGGGTGAGAACACAGACAAACTGGAGAAGCTCATGGTCCGCATCGGAGTCTTCTCTGTGTTGTACACGGTGCCGGCCACTTGCGTGATCGCCTGCTATTTCTATGAGCGCCTCAACATGGATTACTGGAAGGTGTTGGCAACCCAGCACAAATGCAGGGTGAACAACCAGACTAAAGCCCCGGACTGCTTGATGAGCAGCTCCATCCCTGCCGTGGAGATCTTCATGGTCAAAATGTTCATGCTGCTGGTGGTGGGCATCACCAGCGGAGTGTGGATCTGGACTTCCAAGACGCTGCAGTCTTGGCAGAATGTGTGCAGCCGGAGCCTgaagaagaggagcaggaggaaacCTACCACGGTGATCACGGCCAGTGGAATCTACAAAAAAGCCCAGCACCCCCAGAAAGGTCATCATGGGAAGTACGAAGCAGCCACACAACCACCCACCTGCGTgtga